A single window of Electrophorus electricus isolate fEleEle1 chromosome 16, fEleEle1.pri, whole genome shotgun sequence DNA harbors:
- the LOC113582624 gene encoding sodium/potassium-transporting ATPase subunit alpha-1 isoform X4, whose protein sequence is MGFGTGNDKYKLAATSEDDGKKKKKGKKEEKDMDDLKKEVDLDDHKLTLDELYRKYGSDLNRGLTASRAKEILARDGPNALTPPPTTPEWVKFCKQLFGGFSTLLWIGAILCFLAYGIQAAAEEEPANDNLYLGIVLSAVVIITGCFSYYQEAKSSKIMESFKNLVPQQALVIRDGEKKSINAEEVVVGDLVEVKGGDRIPADLRIISAHGCKVDNSSLTGESEPQTRTPDFSNDNPLETRNIAFFSTNCVEGSARGIVINTGDRTVMGRIATLASSLEVGQTPIAKEIEHFIHIITGVAVFLGVSFFILSLILGYGWLEAVIFLIGIIVANVPEGLLATVTVCLTLTAKRMAKKNCLVKNLEAVETLGSTSTICSDKTGTLTQNRMTVAHMWFDNQIHEADTTENQSGTSFDRTSPTWSALARVAGLCNRAVFLAEQSNVPILKRETAGDASESALLKCIELCCGPVKDMRDKYPKISEIPFNSTNKYQLSIHKNANSSESKHLLVMKGAPERILDRCSSIMIQGKEQPLDDELKDAFQNAYVELGGLGERVLGFCHFSLSDDQFPEGFIFDTEEVNFPTENLCFVGLISMIDPPRAAVPDAVGKCRSAGIKVIMVTGDHPITAKAIAKGVGIISEGNETVEDIAARLNIPVGEVDPRDARACVVHGGDLKDMTPEQLDDILHHHTEIVFARTSPQQKLIIVEGCQRQGAIVAVTGDGVNDSPALKKADIGVAMGIAGSDVSKQAADMILLDDNFASIVTGVEEGRLIFDNLKKSIAYTLTSNIPEISPFLLFIIANIPLPLGTVTILCIDLGTDMVPAISLAYEAAESDIMKRQPRNAKTDKLVNERLISMAYGQIGMMQATAGFFTYFVILAENGFLPADLIGMRVNWDDKYCNDLEDSYGQQWTYEHRKIVEYTCHTAFFASIVIVQWADLIICKTRRNSILQQGMKNKILIFGLFEETALAAFLSYCPGMDVALRMYPLKPSWWFCAFPYSLIIFLYDEARRYLLRRNPGGWVEKETYY, encoded by the exons ATGGGATTTGGA ACAGGGAACGACAAGTACAAGTTGGCAGCAACTTCAGAGGATGatgggaaaaagaagaaaaaaggaaagaaagaggagaaggaCATGGATGATCTAAAGAAAGAAGTTGATCTG GATGATCATAAGTTGACCTTGGATGAGCTTTATCGCAAATATGGTAGTGACCTTAACAGA GGTTTGACTGCCTCCCGTGCAAAAGAGATCCTTGCACGTGATGGTCCCAATGCTCTGACTCCGCCTCCCACGACCCCGGAATGGGTCAAGTTCTGCAAACAGCTCTTTGGTGGCTTTTCCACGCTGCTGTGGATTGGAGCTATTCTCTGTTTCCTGGCTTACGGAATCCAGGCTGCGGCTGAGGAAGAACCAGCAAATGATAAT CTGTACCTTGGTATTGTGCTATCTGCTGTGGTGATAATCAcaggatgtttctcatactatCAAGAGGCTAAAAGCTCAAAGATCATGGAATCCTTCAAAAACCTTGTACCACag CAAGCCCTGGTTATTCGTGATGGTGAGAAGAAAAGCATTAATGCTGAAGAAGTTGTGGTCGGTGACCTTGTGGAGGTTAAGGGTGGTGACCGAATTCCAGCTGACTTGCGCATTATCTCTGCACATGGATGCAAG GTGGACAACTCCTCTCTCACTGGTGAATCTGAGCCCCAAACTCGTACTCCTGACTTCTCCAATGACAATCCTTTGGAAACAAGGAATATTGCATTCTTTTCAACAAACTGTGTTGAAg GTTCTGCCAGAGGTATTGTTATCAACACTGGTGATCGCACTGTGATGGGTCGTATTGCAACCCTTGCCTCAAGCCTAGAGGTTGGACAGACCCCCATTGCCAAGGAAATTGAGCACTTTATCCACATTATCACTGGCGTGGCTGTTTTCCTGGGTGTGTCCTTTTTCATCTTGTCACTGATCCTTGGATATGGCTGGCTGGAAGCTGTCATTTTTCTTATTGGAATTATTGTTGCTAATGTGCCTGAGGGTCTACTTGCCACAGTCACT GTGTGTTTAACTCTGACGGCCAAACGAATGGCCAAGAAGAACTGCCTAGTGAAGAATCTTGAAGCTGTTGAAACTCTTggctccacctccaccatctGCTCAGACAAGACAGGAACCCTCACTCAGAACCGAATGACTGTTGCTCACATGTGGTTTGACAACCAGATCCACGAGGCTGACACTACAGAGAACCAGAGTGGAACCTCTTTTGACAGAACCTCTCCTACATGGTCAGCCCTTGCTCGCGTGGCTGGCCTGTGCAATCGTGCTGTCTTCCTTGCAGAACAGAGCAATGTTCCCATTCTTAAG AGAGAAACTGCTGGTGATGCATCTGAGTCAGCTCTACTGAAATGTATTGAGCTCTGCTGTGGTCCAGTGAAGGATATGAGAGACAAGTACCCAAAGATCTCTGAGATCCCTTTCAACTCCACCAACAAATACCAG CTCTCGATCCACAAGAATGCAAATTCCTCAGAGTCTAAACACCTCCTAGTAATGAAAGGAGCTCCTGAGAGGATCCTAGACCGGTGCTCATCCATCATGATTCAAGGGAAAGAGCAGCCATTGGATGATGAGTTGAAGGATGCTTTCCAGAATGCTTATGTGGAACTTGGGGGTCTTGGAGAAAGAGTTCTGG gtttttgccattttagccTCTCTGATGACCAGTTTCCTGAGGGCTTTATATTTGATACTGAGGAGGTGAACTTTCCCACTGAGAACCTGTGCTTTGTTGGCTTAATATCCATGATTGATCCTCCACGTGCTGCAGTACCAGATGCAGTGGGCAAGTGCAGAAGTGCTGGAATCAAG GTTATCATGGTTACAGGAGATCATCCAATCACAGCTAAAGCCATTGCTAAAGGTGTGGGTATCATCTCTGAGGGCAATGAGACTGTAGAAGACATTGCTGCTCGATTGAACATCCCCGTTGGAGAGGTTGACCCCAG GGATGCAAGGGCCTGTGTGGTCCATGGTGGAGATTTGAAGGACATGACCCCTGAACAATTGGATGATATCCTGCATCACCACACAGAGATTGTATTTGCCAGAACGTCTCCACAGCAAAAACTGATCATTGTGGAAGGTTGTCAGCGACAG GGTGCCATCGTGGCTGTGACGGGTGATGGTGTCAATGATTCTCCTGCTCTGAAGAAGGCTGATATTGGTGTTGCTATGGGCATCGCAGGATCTGATGTCTCCAAACAGGCTGCTGATATGATTCTCCTCGATGACAACTTTGCCTCCATTGTCACTGGTGTTGAAGAAG GCCGTCTGATCTTTGACAACTTGAAGAAATCAATTGCCTATACACTGACCAGCAACATTCCTGAGATTTCACCTTTCCTCCTTTTCATTATTGCAAAtattcctcttcctcttggcACTGTGACTATTTTGTGTATTGACCTGGGAACTGACATG GTTCCTGCTATCTCTTTGGCTTATGAAGCTGCTGAGAGTGACATCATGAAGAGGCAGCCCAGAAATGCCAAAACAGACAAACTGGTGAATGAAAGACTCATCAGTATGGCTTACGGTCAAATTG GAATGATGCAAGCTACTGCCGGGTTCTTCACTTACTTTGTCATCCTGGCTGAGAATGGATTCTTGCCTGCAGACCTAATAGGAATGCGTGTCAACTGGGATGATAAATATTGCAATGATCTAGAAGACAGCTATGGCCAACAATGG ACTTATGAACACAGGAAAATTGTGGAATACACATGTCACACTGCGTTCTTTGCCAGTATTGTCATTGTGCAGTGGGCGGATTTGATCATCTGTAAAACCAGAAGAAATTCTATTCTACAACAAGGAATGAA GAATAAAATCTTAATATTTGGCCTGTTTGAAGAGACAGCATTGGCAGCCTTCCTATCCTACTGCCCAGGAATGGATGTTGCCCTTAGAATGTATCCACTCAA ACCATCCTGGTGGTTCTGTGCCTTCCCATATTCATTGATCATCTTCCTTTATGATGAGGCAAGAAGATACCTTCTTAGACGGAACCCAGGAG GCTGGGTGGAAAAAGAGACATACTATTGA
- the LOC113582624 gene encoding sodium/potassium-transporting ATPase subunit alpha-1 isoform X2, whose translation MGTVSGMCHGVSSYPFRKDMTGNDKYKLAATSEDDGKKKKKGKKEEKDMDDLKKEVDLDDHKLTLDELYRKYGSDLNRGLTASRAKEILARDGPNALTPPPTTPEWVKFCKQLFGGFSTLLWIGAILCFLAYGIQAAAEEEPANDNLYLGIVLSAVVIITGCFSYYQEAKSSKIMESFKNLVPQQALVIRDGEKKSINAEEVVVGDLVEVKGGDRIPADLRIISAHGCKVDNSSLTGESEPQTRTPDFSNDNPLETRNIAFFSTNCVEGSARGIVINTGDRTVMGRIATLASSLEVGQTPIAKEIEHFIHIITGVAVFLGVSFFILSLILGYGWLEAVIFLIGIIVANVPEGLLATVTVCLTLTAKRMAKKNCLVKNLEAVETLGSTSTICSDKTGTLTQNRMTVAHMWFDNQIHEADTTENQSGTSFDRTSPTWSALARVAGLCNRAVFLAEQSNVPILKRETAGDASESALLKCIELCCGPVKDMRDKYPKISEIPFNSTNKYQLSIHKNANSSESKHLLVMKGAPERILDRCSSIMIQGKEQPLDDELKDAFQNAYVELGGLGERVLGFCHFSLSDDQFPEGFIFDTEEVNFPTENLCFVGLISMIDPPRAAVPDAVGKCRSAGIKVIMVTGDHPITAKAIAKGVGIISEGNETVEDIAARLNIPVGEVDPRDARACVVHGGDLKDMTPEQLDDILHHHTEIVFARTSPQQKLIIVEGCQRQGAIVAVTGDGVNDSPALKKADIGVAMGIAGSDVSKQAADMILLDDNFASIVTGVEEGRLIFDNLKKSIAYTLTSNIPEISPFLLFIIANIPLPLGTVTILCIDLGTDMVPAISLAYEAAESDIMKRQPRNAKTDKLVNERLISMAYGQIGMMQATAGFFTYFVILAENGFLPADLIGMRVNWDDKYCNDLEDSYGQQWTYEHRKIVEYTCHTAFFASIVIVQWADLIICKTRRNSILQQGMKNKILIFGLFEETALAAFLSYCPGMDVALRMYPLKPSWWFCAFPYSLIIFLYDEARRYLLRRNPGGWVEKETYY comes from the exons ATGGGTACTGTTTCTGGAATGTGTCATGGAGTATCCTCCTATCCTTTTAGAAAAGACATG ACAGGGAACGACAAGTACAAGTTGGCAGCAACTTCAGAGGATGatgggaaaaagaagaaaaaaggaaagaaagaggagaaggaCATGGATGATCTAAAGAAAGAAGTTGATCTG GATGATCATAAGTTGACCTTGGATGAGCTTTATCGCAAATATGGTAGTGACCTTAACAGA GGTTTGACTGCCTCCCGTGCAAAAGAGATCCTTGCACGTGATGGTCCCAATGCTCTGACTCCGCCTCCCACGACCCCGGAATGGGTCAAGTTCTGCAAACAGCTCTTTGGTGGCTTTTCCACGCTGCTGTGGATTGGAGCTATTCTCTGTTTCCTGGCTTACGGAATCCAGGCTGCGGCTGAGGAAGAACCAGCAAATGATAAT CTGTACCTTGGTATTGTGCTATCTGCTGTGGTGATAATCAcaggatgtttctcatactatCAAGAGGCTAAAAGCTCAAAGATCATGGAATCCTTCAAAAACCTTGTACCACag CAAGCCCTGGTTATTCGTGATGGTGAGAAGAAAAGCATTAATGCTGAAGAAGTTGTGGTCGGTGACCTTGTGGAGGTTAAGGGTGGTGACCGAATTCCAGCTGACTTGCGCATTATCTCTGCACATGGATGCAAG GTGGACAACTCCTCTCTCACTGGTGAATCTGAGCCCCAAACTCGTACTCCTGACTTCTCCAATGACAATCCTTTGGAAACAAGGAATATTGCATTCTTTTCAACAAACTGTGTTGAAg GTTCTGCCAGAGGTATTGTTATCAACACTGGTGATCGCACTGTGATGGGTCGTATTGCAACCCTTGCCTCAAGCCTAGAGGTTGGACAGACCCCCATTGCCAAGGAAATTGAGCACTTTATCCACATTATCACTGGCGTGGCTGTTTTCCTGGGTGTGTCCTTTTTCATCTTGTCACTGATCCTTGGATATGGCTGGCTGGAAGCTGTCATTTTTCTTATTGGAATTATTGTTGCTAATGTGCCTGAGGGTCTACTTGCCACAGTCACT GTGTGTTTAACTCTGACGGCCAAACGAATGGCCAAGAAGAACTGCCTAGTGAAGAATCTTGAAGCTGTTGAAACTCTTggctccacctccaccatctGCTCAGACAAGACAGGAACCCTCACTCAGAACCGAATGACTGTTGCTCACATGTGGTTTGACAACCAGATCCACGAGGCTGACACTACAGAGAACCAGAGTGGAACCTCTTTTGACAGAACCTCTCCTACATGGTCAGCCCTTGCTCGCGTGGCTGGCCTGTGCAATCGTGCTGTCTTCCTTGCAGAACAGAGCAATGTTCCCATTCTTAAG AGAGAAACTGCTGGTGATGCATCTGAGTCAGCTCTACTGAAATGTATTGAGCTCTGCTGTGGTCCAGTGAAGGATATGAGAGACAAGTACCCAAAGATCTCTGAGATCCCTTTCAACTCCACCAACAAATACCAG CTCTCGATCCACAAGAATGCAAATTCCTCAGAGTCTAAACACCTCCTAGTAATGAAAGGAGCTCCTGAGAGGATCCTAGACCGGTGCTCATCCATCATGATTCAAGGGAAAGAGCAGCCATTGGATGATGAGTTGAAGGATGCTTTCCAGAATGCTTATGTGGAACTTGGGGGTCTTGGAGAAAGAGTTCTGG gtttttgccattttagccTCTCTGATGACCAGTTTCCTGAGGGCTTTATATTTGATACTGAGGAGGTGAACTTTCCCACTGAGAACCTGTGCTTTGTTGGCTTAATATCCATGATTGATCCTCCACGTGCTGCAGTACCAGATGCAGTGGGCAAGTGCAGAAGTGCTGGAATCAAG GTTATCATGGTTACAGGAGATCATCCAATCACAGCTAAAGCCATTGCTAAAGGTGTGGGTATCATCTCTGAGGGCAATGAGACTGTAGAAGACATTGCTGCTCGATTGAACATCCCCGTTGGAGAGGTTGACCCCAG GGATGCAAGGGCCTGTGTGGTCCATGGTGGAGATTTGAAGGACATGACCCCTGAACAATTGGATGATATCCTGCATCACCACACAGAGATTGTATTTGCCAGAACGTCTCCACAGCAAAAACTGATCATTGTGGAAGGTTGTCAGCGACAG GGTGCCATCGTGGCTGTGACGGGTGATGGTGTCAATGATTCTCCTGCTCTGAAGAAGGCTGATATTGGTGTTGCTATGGGCATCGCAGGATCTGATGTCTCCAAACAGGCTGCTGATATGATTCTCCTCGATGACAACTTTGCCTCCATTGTCACTGGTGTTGAAGAAG GCCGTCTGATCTTTGACAACTTGAAGAAATCAATTGCCTATACACTGACCAGCAACATTCCTGAGATTTCACCTTTCCTCCTTTTCATTATTGCAAAtattcctcttcctcttggcACTGTGACTATTTTGTGTATTGACCTGGGAACTGACATG GTTCCTGCTATCTCTTTGGCTTATGAAGCTGCTGAGAGTGACATCATGAAGAGGCAGCCCAGAAATGCCAAAACAGACAAACTGGTGAATGAAAGACTCATCAGTATGGCTTACGGTCAAATTG GAATGATGCAAGCTACTGCCGGGTTCTTCACTTACTTTGTCATCCTGGCTGAGAATGGATTCTTGCCTGCAGACCTAATAGGAATGCGTGTCAACTGGGATGATAAATATTGCAATGATCTAGAAGACAGCTATGGCCAACAATGG ACTTATGAACACAGGAAAATTGTGGAATACACATGTCACACTGCGTTCTTTGCCAGTATTGTCATTGTGCAGTGGGCGGATTTGATCATCTGTAAAACCAGAAGAAATTCTATTCTACAACAAGGAATGAA GAATAAAATCTTAATATTTGGCCTGTTTGAAGAGACAGCATTGGCAGCCTTCCTATCCTACTGCCCAGGAATGGATGTTGCCCTTAGAATGTATCCACTCAA ACCATCCTGGTGGTTCTGTGCCTTCCCATATTCATTGATCATCTTCCTTTATGATGAGGCAAGAAGATACCTTCTTAGACGGAACCCAGGAG GCTGGGTGGAAAAAGAGACATACTATTGA
- the LOC113582624 gene encoding sodium/potassium-transporting ATPase subunit alpha-1 isoform X1, translated as MFSYAYCRGQPSHVSNWFPLCEDRHANTVIYVLYLDMGTVSGMCHGVSSYPFRKDMTGNDKYKLAATSEDDGKKKKKGKKEEKDMDDLKKEVDLDDHKLTLDELYRKYGSDLNRGLTASRAKEILARDGPNALTPPPTTPEWVKFCKQLFGGFSTLLWIGAILCFLAYGIQAAAEEEPANDNLYLGIVLSAVVIITGCFSYYQEAKSSKIMESFKNLVPQQALVIRDGEKKSINAEEVVVGDLVEVKGGDRIPADLRIISAHGCKVDNSSLTGESEPQTRTPDFSNDNPLETRNIAFFSTNCVEGSARGIVINTGDRTVMGRIATLASSLEVGQTPIAKEIEHFIHIITGVAVFLGVSFFILSLILGYGWLEAVIFLIGIIVANVPEGLLATVTVCLTLTAKRMAKKNCLVKNLEAVETLGSTSTICSDKTGTLTQNRMTVAHMWFDNQIHEADTTENQSGTSFDRTSPTWSALARVAGLCNRAVFLAEQSNVPILKRETAGDASESALLKCIELCCGPVKDMRDKYPKISEIPFNSTNKYQLSIHKNANSSESKHLLVMKGAPERILDRCSSIMIQGKEQPLDDELKDAFQNAYVELGGLGERVLGFCHFSLSDDQFPEGFIFDTEEVNFPTENLCFVGLISMIDPPRAAVPDAVGKCRSAGIKVIMVTGDHPITAKAIAKGVGIISEGNETVEDIAARLNIPVGEVDPRDARACVVHGGDLKDMTPEQLDDILHHHTEIVFARTSPQQKLIIVEGCQRQGAIVAVTGDGVNDSPALKKADIGVAMGIAGSDVSKQAADMILLDDNFASIVTGVEEGRLIFDNLKKSIAYTLTSNIPEISPFLLFIIANIPLPLGTVTILCIDLGTDMVPAISLAYEAAESDIMKRQPRNAKTDKLVNERLISMAYGQIGMMQATAGFFTYFVILAENGFLPADLIGMRVNWDDKYCNDLEDSYGQQWTYEHRKIVEYTCHTAFFASIVIVQWADLIICKTRRNSILQQGMKNKILIFGLFEETALAAFLSYCPGMDVALRMYPLKPSWWFCAFPYSLIIFLYDEARRYLLRRNPGGWVEKETYY; from the exons ATGTTTTCCTATGCTTATTGCAGAGGTCAGCCTTCTCATGTATCAAACTGGTTTCCCTTATGTGAGGACAGGCATGCTAACACcgtcatatatgttttatatttagatATGGGTACTGTTTCTGGAATGTGTCATGGAGTATCCTCCTATCCTTTTAGAAAAGACATG ACAGGGAACGACAAGTACAAGTTGGCAGCAACTTCAGAGGATGatgggaaaaagaagaaaaaaggaaagaaagaggagaaggaCATGGATGATCTAAAGAAAGAAGTTGATCTG GATGATCATAAGTTGACCTTGGATGAGCTTTATCGCAAATATGGTAGTGACCTTAACAGA GGTTTGACTGCCTCCCGTGCAAAAGAGATCCTTGCACGTGATGGTCCCAATGCTCTGACTCCGCCTCCCACGACCCCGGAATGGGTCAAGTTCTGCAAACAGCTCTTTGGTGGCTTTTCCACGCTGCTGTGGATTGGAGCTATTCTCTGTTTCCTGGCTTACGGAATCCAGGCTGCGGCTGAGGAAGAACCAGCAAATGATAAT CTGTACCTTGGTATTGTGCTATCTGCTGTGGTGATAATCAcaggatgtttctcatactatCAAGAGGCTAAAAGCTCAAAGATCATGGAATCCTTCAAAAACCTTGTACCACag CAAGCCCTGGTTATTCGTGATGGTGAGAAGAAAAGCATTAATGCTGAAGAAGTTGTGGTCGGTGACCTTGTGGAGGTTAAGGGTGGTGACCGAATTCCAGCTGACTTGCGCATTATCTCTGCACATGGATGCAAG GTGGACAACTCCTCTCTCACTGGTGAATCTGAGCCCCAAACTCGTACTCCTGACTTCTCCAATGACAATCCTTTGGAAACAAGGAATATTGCATTCTTTTCAACAAACTGTGTTGAAg GTTCTGCCAGAGGTATTGTTATCAACACTGGTGATCGCACTGTGATGGGTCGTATTGCAACCCTTGCCTCAAGCCTAGAGGTTGGACAGACCCCCATTGCCAAGGAAATTGAGCACTTTATCCACATTATCACTGGCGTGGCTGTTTTCCTGGGTGTGTCCTTTTTCATCTTGTCACTGATCCTTGGATATGGCTGGCTGGAAGCTGTCATTTTTCTTATTGGAATTATTGTTGCTAATGTGCCTGAGGGTCTACTTGCCACAGTCACT GTGTGTTTAACTCTGACGGCCAAACGAATGGCCAAGAAGAACTGCCTAGTGAAGAATCTTGAAGCTGTTGAAACTCTTggctccacctccaccatctGCTCAGACAAGACAGGAACCCTCACTCAGAACCGAATGACTGTTGCTCACATGTGGTTTGACAACCAGATCCACGAGGCTGACACTACAGAGAACCAGAGTGGAACCTCTTTTGACAGAACCTCTCCTACATGGTCAGCCCTTGCTCGCGTGGCTGGCCTGTGCAATCGTGCTGTCTTCCTTGCAGAACAGAGCAATGTTCCCATTCTTAAG AGAGAAACTGCTGGTGATGCATCTGAGTCAGCTCTACTGAAATGTATTGAGCTCTGCTGTGGTCCAGTGAAGGATATGAGAGACAAGTACCCAAAGATCTCTGAGATCCCTTTCAACTCCACCAACAAATACCAG CTCTCGATCCACAAGAATGCAAATTCCTCAGAGTCTAAACACCTCCTAGTAATGAAAGGAGCTCCTGAGAGGATCCTAGACCGGTGCTCATCCATCATGATTCAAGGGAAAGAGCAGCCATTGGATGATGAGTTGAAGGATGCTTTCCAGAATGCTTATGTGGAACTTGGGGGTCTTGGAGAAAGAGTTCTGG gtttttgccattttagccTCTCTGATGACCAGTTTCCTGAGGGCTTTATATTTGATACTGAGGAGGTGAACTTTCCCACTGAGAACCTGTGCTTTGTTGGCTTAATATCCATGATTGATCCTCCACGTGCTGCAGTACCAGATGCAGTGGGCAAGTGCAGAAGTGCTGGAATCAAG GTTATCATGGTTACAGGAGATCATCCAATCACAGCTAAAGCCATTGCTAAAGGTGTGGGTATCATCTCTGAGGGCAATGAGACTGTAGAAGACATTGCTGCTCGATTGAACATCCCCGTTGGAGAGGTTGACCCCAG GGATGCAAGGGCCTGTGTGGTCCATGGTGGAGATTTGAAGGACATGACCCCTGAACAATTGGATGATATCCTGCATCACCACACAGAGATTGTATTTGCCAGAACGTCTCCACAGCAAAAACTGATCATTGTGGAAGGTTGTCAGCGACAG GGTGCCATCGTGGCTGTGACGGGTGATGGTGTCAATGATTCTCCTGCTCTGAAGAAGGCTGATATTGGTGTTGCTATGGGCATCGCAGGATCTGATGTCTCCAAACAGGCTGCTGATATGATTCTCCTCGATGACAACTTTGCCTCCATTGTCACTGGTGTTGAAGAAG GCCGTCTGATCTTTGACAACTTGAAGAAATCAATTGCCTATACACTGACCAGCAACATTCCTGAGATTTCACCTTTCCTCCTTTTCATTATTGCAAAtattcctcttcctcttggcACTGTGACTATTTTGTGTATTGACCTGGGAACTGACATG GTTCCTGCTATCTCTTTGGCTTATGAAGCTGCTGAGAGTGACATCATGAAGAGGCAGCCCAGAAATGCCAAAACAGACAAACTGGTGAATGAAAGACTCATCAGTATGGCTTACGGTCAAATTG GAATGATGCAAGCTACTGCCGGGTTCTTCACTTACTTTGTCATCCTGGCTGAGAATGGATTCTTGCCTGCAGACCTAATAGGAATGCGTGTCAACTGGGATGATAAATATTGCAATGATCTAGAAGACAGCTATGGCCAACAATGG ACTTATGAACACAGGAAAATTGTGGAATACACATGTCACACTGCGTTCTTTGCCAGTATTGTCATTGTGCAGTGGGCGGATTTGATCATCTGTAAAACCAGAAGAAATTCTATTCTACAACAAGGAATGAA GAATAAAATCTTAATATTTGGCCTGTTTGAAGAGACAGCATTGGCAGCCTTCCTATCCTACTGCCCAGGAATGGATGTTGCCCTTAGAATGTATCCACTCAA ACCATCCTGGTGGTTCTGTGCCTTCCCATATTCATTGATCATCTTCCTTTATGATGAGGCAAGAAGATACCTTCTTAGACGGAACCCAGGAG GCTGGGTGGAAAAAGAGACATACTATTGA